The following nucleotide sequence is from Phycisphaerae bacterium.
GGGCGAAGCGATCAAGGTGATTCTCAACATCGAGGACGGGCGATGACCGCGGGTGTCTGGCAGACGATCGACGATGACCTGGCCCGTTTGCGGGACGCCGGTCAGCACAAGACCTTTCGCACGCTCAAGCGACCGATGGGGGCGGAGTCGGAGATTGAAGGCGTCGGCCGCGTCGTCGTGCTTTGCTCGAATGACTATCTGGGACTGGCGAACCACCCCGAGGTCGTCGCGGCGTCGCTCGAAGCGGGGAAGAAATGGGGCGCGGGGACTGGTTCGGTACGGTTCATCTGCGGAACCTTTGACTACCACCACGAGTTGGAGCGGCGGATTGCCGATCTGTCGGCGACGCCGGCGGCAACGACCTACGTGTCTTGCTGGAACGCCAACGAGGCGGTCATCGCCACGCTCATGGCCTCCGGCGGCGATTCGGTCATCGCCATCAGCGACGAACTGAACCACGCGTCGATCATCGATGCGATCCGCCTGGGCCGGCAGATCAACAAGGAATCCAAGTCCGCGGTTTACAAGCATTCCGACATGGACGCCCTGGAGCGCTGCCTGAAAGAGGCGGCGGGCGTTCCCAGCAAGATCGTCATCACCGATGGCGTTTTCAGCATGGAGGGCGACATCGCCAGGCTGGACGTGATTCATCGGCTCTGCGCGGAACACGGGGCCATGCTCATTGTCGACGATTCGCACGGCGTCGGCGTCTGCGGTCCGACCGGCCGCGGCGTCGCCGAGCATTACGGCCTGCACGGCAAGATCGACGGTATGACCGGGACGCTGGGTAAGGCGCTGGGGGGCGCGGCGGGCGGTTACGTCGCGTCGCGGTCGAGTTTGATCGAGCTGATGATACAGAAATCCCGGCCGCAGATTTTTTCCAATGGCCTGCCCGCGACCTCGGCGGCGGCGGCGTCAAAAGCAATCGAAATCCTGATGCGGGATACGATGCGCGTGGAGAAGCTGCGGGGGAACGTCAAGTACATGCGTGAGGGCCTAGCCCAGCTCGGCTTCGAGACGCGCCAGGGTCCCAGCGCCATCACGCCGATCCTGTTGGGCCAGACGGCCAAAGCCATCGCCGCGAGCAAGCGGCTTCTCGAACTGGGCGTCTTCGTCATTGGCTTCGGATATCCGGTCGTTCCCGAAGGCACGGCTCGGCTCCGTGTCCAGATTTCCGCGGCACATGAGCGTGAACACCTCGATCGGGCGCTCGAGGCGTTCAAGAAGCTTTAGACGGAAACGATGTCATTGCGATTCGACTGACGCGGCCTCCGTTGCTAAGCTCGCACGGCCATGCTTCCGACATTTCTCACCCAACTCGCCGCCGGCTGCTATCTAACGATCAGTCTGTCGGCGATGCGACAGGTGAGTTGGCGTTATCTGCGTTTAATCGCCGTCGTGACGCTCGTGTTGCTGTTCATCGCAGGCGGGCTCTTTTATCGGGAAATCGGTGCGAAGGAGTGGGCGCACCACTGGCGGCCCCTGATCGGGATGGCGGTCGCCGCGGTCGCGGGCTCGATTTGGCTCTTCGTCAATTCGGTCCAGGCCGATCGGATCGGCGGGGCCCAGCGCCTGTGCGCCGTTACGGCGGGGCTCGCAGCGCTGGCGACGGCGATCGTGCTGGCCCATCGGCCCGACGACATCGTCGGCGTTGGGCAACAGGATGCCACCGCCGTGCGGCTGCCCGTGGCGACGACGACGGCGCTGGGCGCGATGCTGCTGGGTTCGGCAACGGCGGCGATGTTGCTGGGCCATCGTTATCTGACGGATACGGGGATGCCGATCGCGCCGTTGCGGCGGCTCGCGATGATCTACGTCGGAGCGGTGATCGCGCGGGGCGCGTGGGTGATCGCGGCGAGCGTGCCGCTATGGACAGGGGAATATCGGCCGGGCGGTGATGTTGTTTGGTTTTGGTTGATGATCTCGGTGCGGCTCGGCGTGGGCATCCTGGTGACGGGGGTTTTTGCGTGGATGGCCTGGGATTGCGTTCGACGGAGGGCGACGCAATCGGCGACGGCGCTGTTTTATTTGTCAATGATCCTCGTGTTCCTCGGCGAACTCGCGGCACAGTTTTTGTTGCGCTCGGAAAACCTGCCCGTGTAGGCAGGGCGGGTTCCACCCGCCGAACCGCGCGCGATTCGCTTTCCTCGTTTTCGAGATGTGCATACTCGGTGATTGAAACAAGCGGCTGGCAGCGCCCGCCCTTCAACGAGCCTCAAGTCGATGCACCCACGATCACGCGATGGCTGGGCAAGCCCTGGCTCGTGGCCATCGCCTGGGCGGCGGTCATTCTCACGCTGGGTAGCGGCGTTCTTGGGGGCCTGCACCGGGGGATGAATGACGAGCCGGACTGGCGGGCTTTCTCCCGCGAGACGGGATACGTCTGGGAGCATCGCGCAATTCCGCCGTGGACGGGGATGTTCGGCTATTTGCCCGGGGCGTTCCTTGCGCTGATGCCGTTTACCGTCTGGGCGCCGCGATGGCTCGGCGTGTCGCTGTTCGTTACGGCCAACACGCTCGCGGCCGTCGGGACGGCGTGGCTGCTATATCGATGGTGGTGGGTGCAACCGGCGCGGGAAGCGGGCCGGCCCACAGACGGCCGGCTCTTTGTCTGGCCGCTGTTCCTGATGGTGGCGCACTTCCAGCACGTGCTCCAGGGCAATCAACTCACGATCGGCGTGCTTTTTCTCTGCGTTACCGGGCTGACGCTGGTCCTGCAGCGGCGGGAGCTGACCGGCGGAGTTCTGGTCGGCCTGGCGGGTTGTCTGAAAGTGACGCCATTCTTCCTGCTGGTGTTCTTTGCGCTACAGCGGCGCTGGCGCGCCGTGTGGGGTCTGATGCTGGCGATTCTGCTGTTCGACGTTCTCCCCTCGTGCATGTTTTTTGGGATCGATGGGGCCGTGCGCGAGCACTCGAATTGGATTCGGCGCGTCGAATGGTATTCCAACCATCGGTTCATCGAGGACCCCTGGCTGCGGATCGGTCGGCACGGCCACGAGCACAACTGCTCGCTGGCCGTCGTGCTAACGCGCTGGCTGAGGGCGGCGCCGACCGGAGACCATCAAGTGGTCGTCTTCGGCGACGCGCCGGCGGCGGAAATTGAGGCCGCCCGCGCGAAGCTGCGTTCGGGCGAGCATCTGACCGTCGACCCGATGCCGCGCGACGCGTCCCCGTGGTCGATCGGCCGGTACACGCATTCGGATCGCTCCAAGATCCCCCGGTTCCACGCAGCCAACTGGTCCGCGCCCATTGTCTGGGGGATTTGGATCGTGCTCGAAGCCCTCGTAATCGGCGGCATCCTGATCGCAACGGCGGTATCGCGCCGAGGTCCGCCAAACAGCGCTTCGTTTACGGCGCAGGCAGCGCTCTGGTTGATCCTGATGCTGTGGCCATCGCCAATGGTCCGTGATTATTACCTCGCCCTGGCGCTGCCGGCGTGCGTCGTAACGTGGCGCGCCGTTCTCGCGCGATCGTCACAGGGCCCAATGACGATTGGCACGCGACTGGCGGCGACGGCGGTGTTCGGATCGTACGTGAGTGTCTTGTGCCTTTCATGGGATGCGGCCAATTGGTATGGTGTGCATCTATTAACGCTCGTTGGGCTCGGAATGGCCTCGGTATGGGCTGGGTGTAACCCCGAAAGTGTGTGCAGGAATACGTCAACCGCGTCTTGATTCGTCGGGCCGGAAACCAGTAAGATATTGGAGAGACGATTTTCCGCCCACTGGGGGGAGGGAACCGCGAAGGCCCTAGCAGGCCTTTTTATTAACGGACCTAGTAAAACGTTTTAGTAATGACGCCTATAACGATTCGAGTTCTTGTGAGTACGGTCTTCCTAACGGCCGCGCCGGTGTTTGCCGCGCCCAGCGCGGTCGAGCACACGCCCGGCACGCAAACCTTTGGCGAGCCCGCCGATGTCACGCAGCGCGAGCCGTTCGTTCCGCGCGAGGACGATACCGTCGACATCTTCTTCCGAGTGTCGTTTCAATTCGCGTATGACCGGGTATGCGTCTATTACACCACCGACGGCAGCGATCCGATGGGCACGTTCGGGACGCCTAGCGGGTCGACGCAGGTTCTCGGCAACTTCAACGGATTGGCGACCTTCGTCCGCAACGAGAATACCGTTGAAGGTGTGCGCGACTGGTGGACGACGACGTTGCCAATCGGCGCGCGGCAGTTTGGCCAGACGAGTCGCTACAAGATCACGGCTTGGGATAGCGGCGGGGGCGGCGAGTTTTCGGCCAACGGCTTCAATTCCTACGACTACGTCAACAAGCTGGCCTGGCCGGGCGCAGGGGCAGGATCGCCGAATCCGTCCCTCGGATATCCGCCGGTCTCATTCTGGAAGGAAGAGGCCGTCGTCGGGAACCAATACATCAACGTGATTATTGATCAGAACGGCACGGTGTATGACATCTATTACCCTGGCGCTGGGGCGGTCTA
It contains:
- a CDS encoding aminotransferase class I/II-fold pyridoxal phosphate-dependent enzyme; this translates as MTAGVWQTIDDDLARLRDAGQHKTFRTLKRPMGAESEIEGVGRVVVLCSNDYLGLANHPEVVAASLEAGKKWGAGTGSVRFICGTFDYHHELERRIADLSATPAATTYVSCWNANEAVIATLMASGGDSVIAISDELNHASIIDAIRLGRQINKESKSAVYKHSDMDALERCLKEAAGVPSKIVITDGVFSMEGDIARLDVIHRLCAEHGAMLIVDDSHGVGVCGPTGRGVAEHYGLHGKIDGMTGTLGKALGGAAGGYVASRSSLIELMIQKSRPQIFSNGLPATSAAAASKAIEILMRDTMRVEKLRGNVKYMREGLAQLGFETRQGPSAITPILLGQTAKAIAASKRLLELGVFVIGFGYPVVPEGTARLRVQISAAHEREHLDRALEAFKKL
- a CDS encoding glycosyltransferase family 87 protein, with amino-acid sequence MIETSGWQRPPFNEPQVDAPTITRWLGKPWLVAIAWAAVILTLGSGVLGGLHRGMNDEPDWRAFSRETGYVWEHRAIPPWTGMFGYLPGAFLALMPFTVWAPRWLGVSLFVTANTLAAVGTAWLLYRWWWVQPAREAGRPTDGRLFVWPLFLMVAHFQHVLQGNQLTIGVLFLCVTGLTLVLQRRELTGGVLVGLAGCLKVTPFFLLVFFALQRRWRAVWGLMLAILLFDVLPSCMFFGIDGAVREHSNWIRRVEWYSNHRFIEDPWLRIGRHGHEHNCSLAVVLTRWLRAAPTGDHQVVVFGDAPAAEIEAARAKLRSGEHLTVDPMPRDASPWSIGRYTHSDRSKIPRFHAANWSAPIVWGIWIVLEALVIGGILIATAVSRRGPPNSASFTAQAALWLILMLWPSPMVRDYYLALALPACVVTWRAVLARSSQGPMTIGTRLAATAVFGSYVSVLCLSWDAANWYGVHLLTLVGLGMASVWAGCNPESVCRNTSTAS